One Ahaetulla prasina isolate Xishuangbanna chromosome 10, ASM2864084v1, whole genome shotgun sequence genomic region harbors:
- the DMAC2 gene encoding distal membrane-arm assembly complex protein 2, which yields MAAPMLLRQSKRLTSLYDSCQFSSTSERLSSNPQKGGIFQYLSSRFYDIETFVEIGWKLKRWKMEKENKYAAKLHQNYGSDIGAAVFVLKLQGAIRFQDQMDWYRVKNPRKEESINFLDYSGKPLEAIDLSGSFLSYVGLENFVNLKGLKHLDLSRCPLVDDWCLNRLHPFGDTLQTLSLAGCPQITEGGLPCLHHFENLERLDVSNLPSVSHPLLIRILLEEMLPQCYIVGMDGQEDADSPTEREKERIFPTPSQIST from the exons ATGGCGGCCCCCATGCTG CTCCGGCAAAGCAAACGTTTGACCTCCTTATATGACAGCTGTCAGTTTAGCAGCACTTCCGAGCGTCTTTCTTCAAACCCCCAGAAAGGTGGGATATTTCAGTACCTGTCCAGCCGCTTCTACGACATTGAAACCTTCGTCGAAATCGGCTGGAAGTTAAAgagatggaaaatggaaaaagaaaacaa GTATGCTGCTAAACTACACCAGAATTATGGCAGCGATATTGGAGCAGCCGTCTTTGTCCTGAAGCTGCAAGGAGCCATTCG TTTCCAGGACCAAATGGATTGGTATCGCGTGAAAAAtccaagaaaggaagaaagcatcAATTTTCTAGATTATAGCGGGAAACCCTTGGAAGCCATTGATCTCAGCGGCTCCTTCCTCAGTTACGTCGGCCTGGAAAACTTCG TGAACCTCAAAGGTCTGAAGCATCTGGACTTGAGCAGATGTCCCCTCGTCGATGACTGGTGCCTGAACCGGCTACACCCCTTCGGGGACACCCTGCAAACTTTGTCTTTGGCCGGCTGTCCTCAGATCACGGAAGGAGGACTGCCATGTCTCCACCACTTCGA GAATTTGGAACGCTTGGATGTGTCCAACCTCCCTTCTGTTTCTCATCCCCTGTTAATTCGGATTCTGCTGGAAGAAATGCTGCCCCAGTGTTACATTGTCGGGATGGACGGCCAGGAGGACGCGGACTCTCCCACCGAACGAGAAAAAGAGCGGATTTTCCCGACGCCCAGCCAGATCTCCACTTGA